In one window of Acanthochromis polyacanthus isolate Apoly-LR-REF ecotype Palm Island chromosome 8, KAUST_Apoly_ChrSc, whole genome shotgun sequence DNA:
- the cat gene encoding catalase encodes MADNREKTTDQMKTWKENRGSLKPDVLTTASGNPVGDKLNLLTAGPRGPLLVQDVVFTDEMAHFDRERIPERVVHAKGAGAFGYFEVTHDITRYCKAKVFEHIGKTTPIAVRFSTVAGESGSADTVRDPRGFAVKFYTDEGNWDLTGNNTPIFFIKDAMLFPSFIHTQKRNPQTHMKDPDMVWDFWSLRPETLHQVTFLFSDRGLPDGFRHMNGYGSHTFKLINADGQPVYCKFHYKTDQGIKNMSVEDAERLASTNPDYAIGDLFNAIANGNYPSWTFYIQVMTFEQAERYPFNPFDLTKVWSHKEYPLIPVGKLVLNRNPANYFAEVEQLAFDPSSMPPGIEPSPDKMLQGRLFAYPDTHRHRLGANYLHIPVNCPYRARVANYQRDGPMCMFDNQGGAPNYYPNSFSAPENEPRALESRFRVSPDVARYNTDDEDNVTQVRNFYTQVLNEDERQRLCQNLAGSLKAAQLFIQKRMVETLKAVHPDYANRVQTLLNKYNAEAPKNASVRVYSRPGASAVAASSKM; translated from the exons ATGGCTGACAACAGAGAGAAAACCACCGATCAGATGAAGACATGGAAGGAGAACAGAGGCTCTCTG AAACCGGATGTACTGACCACAGCATCTGGCAATCCCGTTGGAGACAAGCTGAACCTGCTTACTGCAGGACCAAGAGGCCCTCTGCTGGTCCAAGATGTGGTCTTCACAGACGAGATGGCCCACTTTGACCGGGAACGAATCCCAGAGAGAGTGGTGCATGCCAAAGGGGCAG GAGCCTTTGGCTACTTTGAAGTCACTCATGACATCACTCGCtactgcaaggccaaagtgttCGAACATATCGGCAAGACAACTCCTATTGCCGTCCGCTTCTCCACTGTGG CTGGGGAGTCAGGGTCAGCAGACACGGTGCGAGACCCCCGAGGCTTTGCAGTCAAGTTTTACACTGACGAGGGCAACTGGGACCTGACTGGCAACAACACCCCTATTTTCTTCATCAAGGATGCCATGCTG TTCCCATCCTTCATCCACACGCAGAAGCGCAATCCCCAAACCCACATGAAAGACCCTGACATGGTGTGGGACTTCTGGAGTTTGAGGCCTGAGACTCTGCATCAG GTGACTTTCCTGTTCAGTGATCGAGGTCTGCCTGACGGCTTCCGCCACATGAATGGCTACGGCTCTCACACCTTCAAGCTGATCAATGCTGATGGCCAACCTGTCTACTGCAAGTTTCACTACAAG ACTGATCAAGGAATAAAGAATATGTCGGTGGAGGACGCAGAACGCCTGGCTTCCACCAACCCAGATTATGCTATTGGAGACCTGTTTAATGCAATTGCCAATGGCAACTACCCGTCATGGACCTTTTACATTCAGGTCATGACCTTTGAGCAGGCTGAGAGGTACCCGTTCAACCCCTTCGACCTCACTAAG GTGTGGTCACATAAAGAATACCCTTTGATCCCGGTGGGCAAATTGGTCCTCAACAGGAACCCAGCCAACTACTTTGCGGAGGTGGAGCAGCTGGCCTTCGACCCCAGCAGCATGCCACCAGGCATCGAGCCCAGCCCTGACAAGATGCTGCAG GGCCGACTCTTCGCCTACCCAGACACACATCGACACCGGCTGGGTGCCAACTACCTGCACATCCCTGTCAACTGCCCTTACAGGGCCCGTGTGGCCAACTACCAGCGTGATGGTCCGATGTGCATGTTTGACAACCAGG GTGGAGCTCCAAATTACTATCCCAACAGTTTCAGTGCTCCAGAGAATGAGCCTCGTGCTCTGGAGTCCAGGTTCAGGGTGTCTCCAGATGTGGCCCGTTACAACACCGATGATGAAGATAATGTGACGCAG GTCCGTAACTTCTACACCCAAGTGCTGAATGAAGACGAACGTCAGAGACTTTGCCAGAACTTGGCAGGATCCCTGAAGGCAGCCCAGCTCTTTATCCAGAAGCGCATG